The segment AGAATCACACCGGCTGTTGATCGCTCCTCAGAGAGCGGCGCCAGCCTGTGTCACCCCGTTCATGGCGTTGGGGTCAACCCCAGCCTCATGAATCGCTCCATGCATCCAACACGCATGAAGTGCTCTTTGTAACTTGATCAAGGAGAATTAGTAATGGCAACTGCAAAAAAAGCGGCTAAAAAAGCCCCCGCGAAGAAGAAGGTAGCAGCAAAGAAGGCTCCGGCCCGTAAAGCTGCAGCGAAGAAGGCCCCGGCCAAGAAGGCCGCTGCCAAGAAGGCTCCGGCCAAGAAGGCCGCGGCTAAGAAGCCGGCTGCGAAGAAATCCGCAGCGAAGAAGCCGGCAGCCAAGAAGGCTGCTGCCAAGAAGCCGGCTGCGAAAAAGGCTGCTGCCAAGAAGCCCGCCGCCAAGAAGGCCGCCAAGAAAGTAGCGAAGAAGGCTGCCAAGAAACCGGCTGCCAAAAAGCCCGCTGCGAAGAAGGCCGCTAAAAAGCCGGCGAAGAAAGCTGCGAAAAAGCCTGCTGCCAAACCTGCGGCAGCCCCGGCCCCCGCGGCTCCTGCGGCTCAGACGACTCTGAACCCGCAGGCCGCATGGCCCTTCCCCACGGCCAGCCGTCCCTAAGACGTCCTAGGCCTCAAGCCCGTTGCCTTACAAGGCAGCGGGCTTTTTCTTTGGCGATCTGAATGCAGCCCACCCTGCCCCCACAGCCCTTCCTCCATCTGCAGAAGGATGGCGCCGTCATCGTGGACGTGCACGTCATGCCCAATGCGGCCCGCACGCAGATCCAGGGCCTGCACGACGGTGCATTGCGTGTGCGCCTGCACGCCCCACCCGTGGACGGCAAGGCCAATCTGGCGCTGCAGGCCTGGTTGGCCGAGACGCTGGGTGTCCCGAAATCAGCGGTGGAGTTGCTGCGCGGCGCCAGCGCGCGGCGCAAGCAGCTGCGCGTGGCCGCTGCTTATGCCGGACAGGCCCGCTGGCCAGGGCTGGCGCCCGCGACCGAGGCCTGAACGGCCCTCAGGCGCCGAAAGCCTGCGGAGAAACGGTGTAGTTCTGCGGGCCGCGGTGCGCGATCTTGTGCGAGCCCATGCGGTTGCCCAGTTCGGCCGCCTTGGCCAGCGACCAGCCGCGCTCGAGGCCGTAGAGCAGGCCGCCACGGTAGGCGTCGCCACAGCCGGTCGGGTCCACCACGGCAGCTGCCTGCACCGGCGGCACCAGGGTCTTGTTCCCGTCCACCCAGACTTCGCTGCCCTCGTGGCCCAGGGTGATGACCAGGCCTCGCACCTTGCGCGAGATCTCGGCCGGGCTCCAGCCGGTGCGCTCGCACAGCATCTTGCCCTCGTAGTCGTTCACCGTGACCCAGGTGGAGAGTTCGACGAAACGCGCCAGATCCGGGCCATCGAACATGGGCAGGCCCTGGCCCGGGTCGAAAACGAAGGGGATGTCAGCCGCCTTGAACTGTTCGGCGTGCTGCAGCATGGCGTCGCGCCCGTCAGGCGAGATGATGCCCAACTTCACATCGGGGTGGCGCTCGATGCGCGTGACATGGGCCTGCATCATGGCGCCGGGGTGGAAGGCGGTGATCTGGTTGTTGTCGCGGTCGGTCATGATCAGGGCCTGCGCCGTGTAGGTCTCGGCGATCTCACGCACGTGCTGCGTATCGATGCCCAGTTCACGCAGGCGCTGCACGTAACCGGCACCGTCGTTGCCCACCGTGGCCATGGGCAGGGGTGCCCCGCCCAGGGCCTTGAGCGCGTAGGCGATGTTGCCGGCACAGCCACCATAGTCGCGGCGCAGCGTGGGCACCAGGAAGGACACGTTGAGGATGTGCAACTGGTCGGGCATGATCTGCTCGGCAAAACGGCCCTCGAAGTTCATGATGGTGTCGAAGGCCAGCGAGCCGCAGATGAGAGTTGCCATGGGTGCTTCAGTTCTTGAGAAAGTCAGGGATAAAAAGCGAGCAGGCGGTAGCCCGCCACACGCTCGCCGTTGCCATTGGTCTTGATGGTCAGGATCAGCGTGGCCTGGGCCTCGGAGGCCGCCGGGATCACACCGGACTTCACGCCCAGTTCGGCCGGCTGCAACACGCGCCGCATGAGCGCATGGTCCAGCGTATCGGTCAGCGCCAGTTCGACAGCCGGCATGGCCAGGTCGATGGGGGCATTGTTCTTGAGGGTCAGGCTGAGCCGGTACAGGTCGCCCTTGATCTTGCTGAAGGCCGAGCTGTCGATCACCACCGACTCGATCTGCCGCAGCGGCTCGATCTCACACCCCAGCAGCAGGCAGACCTCTTCGATCAGCGGTTTGAGGCCGGGCTCGACCGCCGCCAGACGGTCGCGTTCATGCACCAGCAACTGCAGTGCCAGCCCCAGCACCAGCAGCAAACACATCACCAGCAAGGTGGCACGCACCAGCGGACGATGCCAGCGCGAGGCCCGGGGTCGGGTGCGCATGAAGGACAGCTCCGGGGCCGCCGCTTTCACCGGCTCGGCCTCGCCCGAAAACCGGGGCTCGGCCCGCTCCCCCGTCAAACCATAGGCCGATCCATCCGGCAGCAGGCCCGCACTGGCCACGGCCGGCTCCAGCAGCGTACCCCCCTGCGGCTCCTTCAATTCGATGTCCACGTCGGCAGCAAGATCCGGTACCGACTTCCGTGCCGCCGGGTTCACGGTCGCGCCGGCATCGGAGGCCATGGCCTGGGCCAGTGCGCCTTCGAAGGGAACGGTGTCCGGTCCTGTTGCGCCAGCAGGCGGGCTGTCCTCCTGTGCCACGGCTTCCTGCATATGGGCGGCGGCGTCGAAGATTTCCTCGCACTTGCCGCAGCGGACCCAACCCTCGGAGATGCGCAACTGGTCGGGAACGACCTTGAACATCGTCCGGCAGGCAGGGCAGCGTGTGATCAGGCTCATGTCCGTGCGATTGTAGAGCCCGACCGGGCCCTTCAGAACGCGGCGGTCATCAGCACCCAGCCGTCCTCGCGGTCGCTCACGACCAGCTGGCCGTAGGGCGCATAAGCCTCTTGCAGCTCCTGCGACTGCCGCTCCAGGATGCCGGCCAGCACCAGGGCACCGCCGGGGGCCACCCGTGAGCACAGCAGCGGCGCCAGCACCTTGAGTGGCGTGGCCAGGATGTTGGCCAGCACGGTCTGGTACTGGCCCTGGACCAGCTCCGGCAGGCCGGCGTGCAGCATCACGCCATTGGCTTCGGCATTCAGGCGTGTGGCATCCACGGCCGCCTCGTCGATGTCGACGGCGTCGATGTCACGGGCACCGAACTTGGCCGCACCGATGGCCAGGATGCCCGATCCGCAGCCGTAGTCCAGTACGCGGCCCAGGCCCTGGGTGCCGTGGCGCGCGATCCAGCGCAGGCACATGCGCGTGGTCGGATGGGTACCGGTGCCGAAGGCCAGGCCGGGATCGAGCCGGATGATGGTCCTGGCTTGCGCGGGCGGCTCGTGCCAGGTCGGCACGATCCAGAACTCGGGGGTGATGTCCACCGGCGCGAACTGCGCCTGCGTCAGGCGCACCCAGTCCTGCTCGGGCACCTCGGCCACACCCAGCAGGCGGCAATCGGTGAAGAAATCCTGGGCCTGCAACAAGACCGCAGCCTCGTCAGCTGCCGCGCGCGTGGGGAACAGGGCCAGCACGCGCGAGCGTTGCCAGCCCTCGGCCGGTGGCGGCATGCCGGGCTCGCCGAACAGGGCCTGCTCGGCCTCGGTCTGGGCATCGGCGTCCTCGACACTGACACTCAGGGCATCGAGCGCATCGAGCGCATCCCCCAGCACCTCAACGCGGTCCTGGGGGCAGAGCAGCCTCAGCTCATGCATGCTCAGCGCTTGTGATGCCGCATCCACTCTTCGAGGTAGTGGATGTTGGTGCCGCCTGTCATGAACTTGGCATCGGCCATCAGTTCGCGATGCAGCGGGATGTTGGTGCTGATGCCCTCGACCAGGGTCTCGGCCAGGGCCGTGCTCATGCGGGCCATGGCCTGCTCGCGCGTATCCCCGTGCGTGATGATCTTGCCGACCATGGAGTCGTAGTTCGGCGGCACGAAATAGTTCGTGTAGACGTGCGAGTCGACGCGCACACCCGGGCCGCCCGGTGCGTGCCACATGGTGATGCGGCCTGGCGAGGGCGTGAACTTGTAGGGATCTTCGGCGTTGATGCGGCACTCGATGGCGTGGCCGCGGATCACGATGTCCTTCTGGGTGAAGGGCAACCTCTCGCCGGCCGCCACCATGATCTGCGTCTTCACGATGTCCACGCCGGTGATCATCTCGGTCACCGGGTGCTCGACCTGCACCCGCGTGTTCATCTCGATGAAGTAGAACTCGCCGTTCTCGTAAAGGAACTCGAAGGTGCCCGCACCACGGTAGCCGATCTTCTTGCAGGCGGCGACGCAGCGCTCGCCCACCTTCTCGATCAGCTTGCGCGGAATACCGGGCGCCGGCGCTTCCTCGATGATCTTCTGGTGACGCCGCTGCATGGAGCAGTCGCGCTCACCCAGGTAGACGGCGTTCTTGTGCTTGTCGGCCAGGATCTGGATCTCCACATGGCGCGGGTTCTCCAGGAACTTCTCCATGTAGACAGCCGGGTTGTTGAAGGCGGCACCCGCCTCGCTCTTGGTCATCTGCACCGCATTGACCAGCGCCGCCTCGGTATGCACCACGCGCATGCCGCGCCCGCCACCACCGCCGGCGGCCTTGATGATGACCGGGTAGCCCACGGACTTGGCGATGCGCTTGATCTGGGCCGGATCGTCGGGCAGTTCACCTTCCGAACCCGGCACGCAGGGCACACCCGCCTTGATCATGGCCTGCTTGGCCGAGACCTTGTCGCCCATGATGCGGATGGACTCGGGCGTCGGGCCGATGAACTGGAAGCCGCTTTGCTCCACGCGTTCGGCGAAATTGGCGTTCTCGCTGAGGAAACCGTAACCGGGGTGGATGGCCTCGGCATCGGTGACCTCGGCGGCCGAGATGATGGCCGGCATGCTGAGGTAACTCTGGCCGGACGGCGCCGGGCCGATGCAGACGGCTTCTTCAGCCAGCTTGACGTACTTGGCTTCGCGGTCGGCCTCGGAGTAGACCATCACCGCCTTGATGCCCAGCTCGCGGCAGGCGCGCTGGATGCGCAGAGCGATCTCTCCGCGGTTGGCCACCAGGATCTTCTTGAACATGGGGTGGCAGCCTTATTCGATGATGAACAGGGGCTGTCCGTATTCCACGGCCTGGCCGTTCTCACACAGGATCTGCGTGATGGTGCCGGCCTTGTCGGCTTCGATCTCGTTGAGGATCTTCATGGCCTCGATGATGCAGATCGTCTCACCCTGCTTGACGGCCTGCCCCACTTCCACGAAGGCCTTGGCGCCGGGCGAGGCCGAGCGGTAGAAGGTGCCGACCATGGGCGACTTGACGGCATGACCACTGTCCACCGGGGCCGCAACAGCCGGGGCCGCAGCCACCGGGGCAGCCGGTGCCGGCGCAGCGGCGGGGGCGGGCATGGCCTGGGCAACCGGCATCTGATAGGCCTGGACCATGGCAGGACCGCCCTTGACGATGCGCACCTTGCCTTCGGCCTCGGTGATTTCCAGTTCCGACACGTTCGAATCAGACACCAGATCGATCAGGGTCTTGAGTTTTCGCAAATCCATGGGATCTCCAACGTCGTTATTCCATATTGCTCCAATTTAGAACAATTGGCAGCAATTTCCAGCCATCTACGGCGAACTCTAAGCTCCCGTTCGCAGGCCGGGCGCCATCATAAGCGATCCTGGGATCTTATTTGAGCTCGCGCCAAAGCGCCAGATCACGCTCACTGAGCTTGCCGATTTTACGATTCA is part of the Rhodoferax sp. BAB1 genome and harbors:
- a CDS encoding histone H1-like DNA-binding protein — encoded protein: MATAKKAAKKAPAKKKVAAKKAPARKAAAKKAPAKKAAAKKAPAKKAAAKKPAAKKSAAKKPAAKKAAAKKPAAKKAAAKKPAAKKAAKKVAKKAAKKPAAKKPAAKKAAKKPAKKAAKKPAAKPAAAPAPAAPAAQTTLNPQAAWPFPTASRP
- a CDS encoding DUF167 domain-containing protein, whose amino-acid sequence is MQPTLPPQPFLHLQKDGAVIVDVHVMPNAARTQIQGLHDGALRVRLHAPPVDGKANLALQAWLAETLGVPKSAVELLRGASARRKQLRVAAAYAGQARWPGLAPATEA
- a CDS encoding carbohydrate kinase family protein, whose translation is MATLICGSLAFDTIMNFEGRFAEQIMPDQLHILNVSFLVPTLRRDYGGCAGNIAYALKALGGAPLPMATVGNDGAGYVQRLRELGIDTQHVREIAETYTAQALIMTDRDNNQITAFHPGAMMQAHVTRIERHPDVKLGIISPDGRDAMLQHAEQFKAADIPFVFDPGQGLPMFDGPDLARFVELSTWVTVNDYEGKMLCERTGWSPAEISRKVRGLVITLGHEGSEVWVDGNKTLVPPVQAAAVVDPTGCGDAYRGGLLYGLERGWSLAKAAELGNRMGSHKIAHRGPQNYTVSPQAFGA
- a CDS encoding zinc-ribbon and DUF3426 domain-containing protein — protein: MFKVVPDQLRISEGWVRCGKCEEIFDAAAHMQEAVAQEDSPPAGATGPDTVPFEGALAQAMASDAGATVNPAARKSVPDLAADVDIELKEPQGGTLLEPAVASAGLLPDGSAYGLTGERAEPRFSGEAEPVKAAAPELSFMRTRPRASRWHRPLVRATLLVMCLLLVLGLALQLLVHERDRLAAVEPGLKPLIEEVCLLLGCEIEPLRQIESVVIDSSAFSKIKGDLYRLSLTLKNNAPIDLAMPAVELALTDTLDHALMRRVLQPAELGVKSGVIPAASEAQATLILTIKTNGNGERVAGYRLLAFYP
- the prmA gene encoding 50S ribosomal protein L11 methyltransferase; this translates as MHELRLLCPQDRVEVLGDALDALDALSVSVEDADAQTEAEQALFGEPGMPPPAEGWQRSRVLALFPTRAAADEAAVLLQAQDFFTDCRLLGVAEVPEQDWVRLTQAQFAPVDITPEFWIVPTWHEPPAQARTIIRLDPGLAFGTGTHPTTRMCLRWIARHGTQGLGRVLDYGCGSGILAIGAAKFGARDIDAVDIDEAAVDATRLNAEANGVMLHAGLPELVQGQYQTVLANILATPLKVLAPLLCSRVAPGGALVLAGILERQSQELQEAYAPYGQLVVSDREDGWVLMTAAF
- the accC gene encoding acetyl-CoA carboxylase biotin carboxylase subunit, producing MFKKILVANRGEIALRIQRACRELGIKAVMVYSEADREAKYVKLAEEAVCIGPAPSGQSYLSMPAIISAAEVTDAEAIHPGYGFLSENANFAERVEQSGFQFIGPTPESIRIMGDKVSAKQAMIKAGVPCVPGSEGELPDDPAQIKRIAKSVGYPVIIKAAGGGGGRGMRVVHTEAALVNAVQMTKSEAGAAFNNPAVYMEKFLENPRHVEIQILADKHKNAVYLGERDCSMQRRHQKIIEEAPAPGIPRKLIEKVGERCVAACKKIGYRGAGTFEFLYENGEFYFIEMNTRVQVEHPVTEMITGVDIVKTQIMVAAGERLPFTQKDIVIRGHAIECRINAEDPYKFTPSPGRITMWHAPGGPGVRVDSHVYTNYFVPPNYDSMVGKIITHGDTREQAMARMSTALAETLVEGISTNIPLHRELMADAKFMTGGTNIHYLEEWMRHHKR
- the accB gene encoding acetyl-CoA carboxylase biotin carboxyl carrier protein, yielding MDLRKLKTLIDLVSDSNVSELEITEAEGKVRIVKGGPAMVQAYQMPVAQAMPAPAAAPAPAAPVAAAPAVAAPVDSGHAVKSPMVGTFYRSASPGAKAFVEVGQAVKQGETICIIEAMKILNEIEADKAGTITQILCENGQAVEYGQPLFIIE